One genomic window of Panicum hallii strain FIL2 chromosome 6, PHallii_v3.1, whole genome shotgun sequence includes the following:
- the LOC112896620 gene encoding serine/threonine-protein kinase RIPK-like, with amino-acid sequence MAAQPWRSLLCCVGGGGGAPGEDDGPSSPRRRTARGRERQQLLLPASSSSASRLSLSSLGSSGPLTPEDLSLTLSGSNLHAFTCAELRGVTAGFSRANYLGCGGFGPVYRGRVEDGLRPGLAAQEVAVKYLDPDCGTQGHREWLAEVFFLGQLRHGNLVRLVGYCYEDHHRMLVYEYMSNGSLEKHLFKSLDGAMPWMRRMEIAVGAAKGLAFLHDADTPVIYRDFKASNILLDSDFNTKLSDFGLAKDGPQGDATHVTTRVMGTNGYAAPEYIMTGHLTAKSDVYSFGVVLLELLTGRRSVDRARRPREQSLVDWARPYLKKPDKLYRVMDPAMECQYSCQGAERAAMVAYKCLSQNPKSRPTMREVVQALEPILGMDDYLQIGPFVFTVIVEDINEKINEGKGKMVDGEKVSMRIKTTVEEKRQSHHERHRQKFPNSAVHAEVLHRDGDLGPHISALRRHRRTPSYVKERGA; translated from the exons ATGGCCGCGCAGCCGTGGAGGTCGCTGCTCTGctgcgtgggcggcggcggtggcgcgccaGGCGAGGACGACGGGCCGtcgtcgccgcggcggcggaccgcgcgcgggcgggagcgccagcagctgctgctccccgcctcctcctcgtcggCGTCGCGGTTGTCGCTGTCGAGCCTCGGCTCGTCGGGGCCGCTCACGCCGGAGGACCTCTCGCTCACGCTCTCGGGCTCCAACCTGCACGCCTTCACCTGCGCCGAGCTGCGGGGCGTCACCGCGGGGTTCTCCCGCGCCAACTACCTCGGCTGCGGCGGGTTCGGCCCCGTCTACCGGGGCCGCGTCGAGGACGGGCTCCGCCCCGGGCTGGCGGCGCAGGAGGTGGCCGTCAAGTACCTCGACCCGGACTGCGGCACGCAGGGCCACCGGGAGTGGCTCGCCGAGGTCTTCTTCCTTGGCCAGCTGCGCCACGGGAACCTCGTCAGGCTCGTCGGCTACTGCTACGAGGACCACCACCGGATGCTCGTCTACGAGTACATGAGCAACGGCAGCCTCGAGAAGCACCTCTTCAAAA GTCTCGACGGCGCCATGCCGTGGATGAGGCGGATGGAGATCGCCGTCGGCGCCGCCAAGGGCCTCGCCTTCCTCCACGACGCCGACACGCCGGTCATCTACCGCGACTTCAAGGCGTCCAACATCCTGCTCGACTCG GACTTCAACACCAAGTTGTCCGACTTTGGGCTCGCCAAGGATGGGCCTCAGGGCGACGCGACCCATGTCACGACGCGTGTCATGGGGACGAACGGGTACGCGGCGCCCGAGTACATCATGACGGGGCACTTGACCGCCAAGAGCGACGTCTACAGCTTTGGAGTGGTACTTCTGGAGCTTCTGACGGGTCGCCGGTCCGTCGATCGGGCTCGGCGCCCTAGGGAGCAGAGCCTGGTGGACTGGGCCAGGCCCTACCTCAAGAAGCCCGACAAGCTCTACCGGGTCATGGACCCCGCCATGGAATGCCAGTACTCGTGCCAAGGGGCCGAACGGGCCGCTATGGTGGCGTACAAGTGCCTGAGCCAGAACCCGAAGTCCAGGCCCACCATGCGGGAGGTGGTCCAGGCCCTCGAGCCCATACTCGGCATGGACGACTACCTCCAGATCGGCCCGTTTGTGTTCACGGTCATAGTGGAGGACATCAACGAGAAGATCAACGAGGGCAAAGGCAAGATGGTTGACGGTGAGAAGGTGAGCATGAGGATCAAGACGACGGTGGAGGAGAAGCGCCAGAGCCACCATGAACGGCACCGGCAGAAGTTCCCCAACTCCGCGGTCCACGCCGAGGTGCTGCACCGGGACGGCGACCTCGGGCCGCACATCAGCGCGCTGCGGCGGCACCGGAGGACGCCGAGCTACGTCAAGGAGAGAGGGGCGTAG
- the LOC112898443 gene encoding protein trichome birefringence-like 14 encodes MRLGCINGLRFKHLKLATLAFFMLFLLWKWGKGTYYGSGVLRPDPLFFTDPANSKFVDQHTSTEADFQSADPLPQSVVKVKKQVTGAPPPLTTGYSVDVADENEVPPPEKKECNYRNGKWVFDSLRPLYSGFGCKHWLSERWSCRLTQRTDFAYEKFRWQPEACEMPEFEASLFLRRMQDKTIAYVGDSLGRQMFESMMCMVTGGKQRPDVEDVGAEYGFVLAPAAERPDGLAYRFPSTNTTILYHLSSTLCELEPLDPSDRATSYAMHLDRPAAFLKNNLHRFHALILNTGDHWNEWNLRSNKWEMYLGGAPNSNRDIAVIRNAKNFTIHSVIKWLDAQLPHHPQLKVFYRSLSPRHFFNGDWNTGGRCDGTNPLPKGSGVHRNHSEDAEAESAVRGTRIGLLDVTALSRLREEGHVSRYRIGGTQGVQDCLPWCLPGVPDTWNGILAAKL; translated from the exons ATGAGGCTTGGATGTATAAATGGCTTGCGGTTCAAGCACCTCAAGCTTGCCACTCTTGCATTTTTCATGTTGTTTCTTCTTTGGAAATGGGGGAAAGGCACATACTATGGTTCTGGAGTCCTCCGACCAGATCCATTGTTTTTTACTGATCCAG CTAACTCAAAGTTTGTAGACCAGCATACATCAACAGAGGCAGACTTTCAAAGTGCGGACCCATTGCCTCAGTCGGTAGTTAAAGTAAAAAAGCAAGTTACTGGTGCACCACCTCCATTGACGACAGGTTATTCTGTTGATGTTGCAGATGAAAATGAAGTGCCGCCTCCTGAGAAGAAAG AATGTAACTACAGGAATGGAAAGTGGGTTTTTGACAGTCTTAGACCACTGTACTCGGGGTTTGGCTGTAAACACTGGCTTTCCGAGCGTTGGTCCTGCAGATTAACCCAGCGCACGGATTTTGCATATGAAAAATTTAGATGGCAGCCAGAAGCATGTGAGATGCCAGAGTTTGAGGCCTCACTGTTCTTGAGGAG AATGCAGGATAAAACCATTGCTTATGTGGGCGATTCTTTAGGAAGGCAGATGTTTGAATCAATGATGTGTATGGTCACTGGCGGGAAGCAGAGGCCTGATGTGGAAGATGTCGGAGCGGAGTATGGCTTTGTGTTAGCACCAGCTGCCGAAAGACCAGACGGCTTGGCCTACCGGTTCCCGAGCACCAACACGACAATTCTATACCATCTGTCGTCGACACTCTGTGAGTTGGAGCCTCTGGATCCATCAGATCGTGCGACCAGTTACGCCATGCACCTTGATCGTCCAGCTGCTTTCCTGAAGAACAACCTCCACAGGTTCCATGCCCTGATCCTCAACACCGGCGACCACTGGAATGAATGGAACCTAAGGTCCAACAAGTGGGAGATGTATCTTGGTGGGGCACCAAACAGCAACCGGGACATTGCCGTCATCCGGAATGCAAAAAATTTCACCATTCACAGCGTCATCAAGTGGTTGGATGCTCAGCTCCCACACCACCCCCAGCTGAAGGTGTTCTACAGATCGTTGTCACCTCGGCACTTCTTCAACGGGGATTGGAACACCGGCGGCCGATGCGATGGCACAAATCCTCTGCCCAAAGGAAGCGGCGTTCACCGGAACCATTCCGAAGACGCTGAAGCTGAGAGCGCGGTGAGGGGGACCAGGATCGGGCTGCTGGATGTCACCGCCCTATCGCGCTTGAGGGAGGAGGGGCATGTATCACGGTACAGGATCGGGGGCACGCAGGGCGTTCAAGATTGCTTGCCCTGGTGCCTTCCTGGCGTGCCAGACACGTGGAATGGGATCCTTGCAGCAAAGCTATAG
- the LOC112897456 gene encoding protein trichome birefringence-like 14 isoform X1, which translates to MRLGSMNGLQFKQLKLVILAFFMLFLLWKWEKGTYYDSGILKPDPLVLTDPANSKFVDQHTSSEEDFPNADPLPQSVVRVEKQITGAPPPLTMVGYSVDVADENEMPPAEKKECSYRNGKWVSDNRRPLYSGFGCKQWLSESWSCRLTQRTDFAYEKFRWQPEACEMPEFEASQFLRRMQDKTIAYVGDSLGRQMFQSMMCMVTGGKQRPDVEDVGAEYGFVLAPGAKRPDGWAYRFPSTNTTILYHWSSTLCDLEPLNPSDHATSYAMHLDRPPAFLKNNLHRFHVLILNTGHHWNRGKLRANKWEMYLGGAPNNNRNIAVIWKAKNFTIHSVIKWLDAQLPHHPQLKVFYRSISPRHFFNGDWDTGGRCDNTNPLAKGSGIRLNHSEDTDAEGAVRGTRIKLLDVTALSRLRDEGHISRYSIKATPGVQDCLHWCLPGVPDTWNEILAAQL; encoded by the exons ATGAGGCTTGGAAGTATGAATGGATTGCAGTTCAAACAGCTTAAACTTGTCATTCTTGCTTTTTTCATGCTGTTTCTTCTTTGGAAATGGGAGAAAGGCACATACTATGATTCTGGAATCCTCAAACCAGATCCATTGGTTTTGACTGATCCAG CTAACTCGAAGTTTGTAGATCAGCATACATCTTCAGAAGAAGACTTTCCAAATGCAGACCCATTGCCTCAATCAGTAGTTAGAGTAGAAAAGCAAATTACTGGTGCACCACCACCATTGACTATGGTAGGGTATTCTGTTGACGTTGCAGATGAAAATGAAATGCCGCCTGCTGAGAAGAAAG AATGTAGCTACAGGAATGGAAAGTGGGTTTCTGATAATCGTAGACCACTATACTCGGGGTTTGGCTGTAAACAGTGGCTTTCTGAGAGTTGGTCCTGCAGATTAACCCAGCGCACAGATTTTGCATATGAAAAATTTAGGTGGCAGCCAGAAGCCTGTGAGATGCCAGAGTTTGAGGCTTCTCAGTTCTTGAGGAG AATGCAGGATAAAACCATTGCTTATGTTGGTGATTCTTTAGGGAGGCAGATGTTTCAATCAATGATGTGTATGGTCACTGGTGGAAAGCAGAGGCCCGATGTGGAAGATGTCGGAGCGGAATATGGCTTTGTGTTAGCACCAGGTGCAAAAAGACCAGACGGCTGGGCCTATCGGTTCCCGAGTACCAATACAACAATTTTATACCATTGGTCATCAACACTTTGTGATTTGGAGCCTCTGAATCCATCAGATCATGCAACCAGTTATGCCATGCACCTTGACCGACCTCCTGCTTTTCTGAAGAACAACCTGCACAGGTTTCATGTTCTGATTCTTAACACCGGACACCACTGGAATCGAGGGAAGCTAAGGGCGAACAAGTGGGAGATGTATCTTGGTGGAGCACCAAACAATAACCGGAACATTGCTGTCATCTGGAAGGCCAAAAATTTCACCATCCACAGTGTCATCAAGTGGTTGGACGCTCAGCTCCCTCACCACCCCCAGCTGAAGGTGTTCTACAGGTCAATATCACCTCGGCACTTCTTTAATGGGGATTGGGACACTGGGGGCCGATGTGATAACACGAATCCTCTGGCCAAAGGAAGCGGCATTCGCTTGAACCATTCCGAAGACACAGATGCTGAGGGTGCAGTGAGGGGAACCAGGATCAAGCTGCTAGATGTCACTGCCCTGTCGCGTCTAAGGGATGAGGGGCATATATCACGGTACAGTATCAAGGCCACGCCGGGCGTTCAAGATTGCCTGCACTGGTGCCTTCCCGGTGTACCAGATACGTGGAATGAGATCCTTGCAGCGCAGCTATAG
- the LOC112897456 gene encoding protein trichome birefringence-like 16 isoform X2 yields MVGYSVDVADENEMPPAEKKECSYRNGKWVSDNRRPLYSGFGCKQWLSESWSCRLTQRTDFAYEKFRWQPEACEMPEFEASQFLRRMQDKTIAYVGDSLGRQMFQSMMCMVTGGKQRPDVEDVGAEYGFVLAPGAKRPDGWAYRFPSTNTTILYHWSSTLCDLEPLNPSDHATSYAMHLDRPPAFLKNNLHRFHVLILNTGHHWNRGKLRANKWEMYLGGAPNNNRNIAVIWKAKNFTIHSVIKWLDAQLPHHPQLKVFYRSISPRHFFNGDWDTGGRCDNTNPLAKGSGIRLNHSEDTDAEGAVRGTRIKLLDVTALSRLRDEGHISRYSIKATPGVQDCLHWCLPGVPDTWNEILAAQL; encoded by the exons ATGGTAGGGTATTCTGTTGACGTTGCAGATGAAAATGAAATGCCGCCTGCTGAGAAGAAAG AATGTAGCTACAGGAATGGAAAGTGGGTTTCTGATAATCGTAGACCACTATACTCGGGGTTTGGCTGTAAACAGTGGCTTTCTGAGAGTTGGTCCTGCAGATTAACCCAGCGCACAGATTTTGCATATGAAAAATTTAGGTGGCAGCCAGAAGCCTGTGAGATGCCAGAGTTTGAGGCTTCTCAGTTCTTGAGGAG AATGCAGGATAAAACCATTGCTTATGTTGGTGATTCTTTAGGGAGGCAGATGTTTCAATCAATGATGTGTATGGTCACTGGTGGAAAGCAGAGGCCCGATGTGGAAGATGTCGGAGCGGAATATGGCTTTGTGTTAGCACCAGGTGCAAAAAGACCAGACGGCTGGGCCTATCGGTTCCCGAGTACCAATACAACAATTTTATACCATTGGTCATCAACACTTTGTGATTTGGAGCCTCTGAATCCATCAGATCATGCAACCAGTTATGCCATGCACCTTGACCGACCTCCTGCTTTTCTGAAGAACAACCTGCACAGGTTTCATGTTCTGATTCTTAACACCGGACACCACTGGAATCGAGGGAAGCTAAGGGCGAACAAGTGGGAGATGTATCTTGGTGGAGCACCAAACAATAACCGGAACATTGCTGTCATCTGGAAGGCCAAAAATTTCACCATCCACAGTGTCATCAAGTGGTTGGACGCTCAGCTCCCTCACCACCCCCAGCTGAAGGTGTTCTACAGGTCAATATCACCTCGGCACTTCTTTAATGGGGATTGGGACACTGGGGGCCGATGTGATAACACGAATCCTCTGGCCAAAGGAAGCGGCATTCGCTTGAACCATTCCGAAGACACAGATGCTGAGGGTGCAGTGAGGGGAACCAGGATCAAGCTGCTAGATGTCACTGCCCTGTCGCGTCTAAGGGATGAGGGGCATATATCACGGTACAGTATCAAGGCCACGCCGGGCGTTCAAGATTGCCTGCACTGGTGCCTTCCCGGTGTACCAGATACGTGGAATGAGATCCTTGCAGCGCAGCTATAG
- the LOC112896975 gene encoding probable GTP diphosphokinase RSH2, chloroplastic, with amino-acid sequence MSVPAIAVYTSPPGAVHAPPEHDASSRGPAPCAAAAPPSAAGSHRHAGGLSCLFSSPSAAPRATAHEELGALWHDRSDEPALAPAAGFGGGGYSCPQSSPSPSPFKLRDHLHRSPASLFHSPASSPASRSPSVSWLAGRERDRLFSSFVRNALGSCIDYAPVTSLPLGVPAAAGVDAAELAFELDENLSEAEPSCEPYAHELLASAQARHRIFRDELVVKAFFEAERAHRGQKRASGDPYLQHCVETAVHLAKIGANATVVSAGLLHDTIDDSFVDYDDIFQMFGAGVADLVEGVSKLSHLSKLARDNNTASRTVEADRLHTMFLAMADARAVLIKLADRLHNMKTIEALPMVKQQRFAKETMEIFVPLANRLGIASWKDQLENICFKHLNPEEHKELSSKLVMSFDEALLTSTLDKLDKGLRDEGISYHSLSGRHKSLYSIYSKMIKKNLTMDDVHDIHGLRLVVETEQDCYRALDIVHKLWPRVTGRFKDYISHPKLNGYRSLHTVIMCEGVHPFEIQIRTKEMHLQAEYGFAAHWRYKEGGCRHSFVLQMVEWARWVLTWQCEAMSKERPSALASSVGVRPTCPFPLHSEDCPYSYSRQCNHEGPIFVIMLEHDKMSVQEVPANSTVVDLMERVGANSPRWSPYSFPLKEELRPRVNHKPICDPNRKLSMGDVVELTPALPHKSLSEYREEIQRMYERGGFALATTPRR; translated from the exons ATGTCCGTGCCGGCGATAGCCGTGTACACCAGCCCGCCGGGCGCCGTCCACGCGCCGCCGGAGCACGACGCGAGCTCGCGCGGCCCGGCGCCGtgcgcggccgcggcgccccCGTCGGCGGCGGGCTCGCACCGCCACGCGGGGGGCCTGTCCTGTCTCTTCTCCTCCCCGTCCGCGgcgccgcgcgccacggcgcacGAGGAGCTCGGCGCGCTCTGGCACGACAGATCCGACGAGCCGGCGctcgccccggccgccggctTCGGCGGCGGGGGCTACTCGTGCCCGCAGTCGTCGCCGTCCCCGTCGCCGTTCAAGCTGCGGGACCACCTCCATCGCAGCCCGGCGTCGCTGTTCCACAGCccggcctcctcgccggcgtccAGGAGCCCGTCCGTCTCGTGGCTCGCCGGCCGCGAGCGCGACCGGCTCTTCTCCAGCTTCGTGCGCAACGCGCTGGGCTCCTGCATTGACTACGCGCCCGTCACCAGCCTGCCGCTGGGCGTCCCCGCGGCCGCTGGTGTCGACGCCGCCGAGCTGGCCTTTGAGCTTGACGAGAACCTCTCCGAGGCGGAGCCGTCCTGCGAACCGTATGCTCATGAACTCCTCGCCAGCGCTCAAGCTCGCCACCGTATCTTCCGCGATGAGCTTGTCGTCAAGGCCTTCTTCGAGGCCGAGAGGGCACACCGTGGTCAG AAGCGGGCTAGTGGTGATCCATACTTGCAGCATTGTGTCGAAACTGCAGTGCATCTGGCCAAAATTGGCGCAAATGCGACCGTCGTGTCTGCCGGCCTTCTCCATGACACAATTGATGATTCGTTCGTGGACTATGATGATATCTTCCAGATGTTTGGCGCTGGTGTGGCCGATCTTGTTGAAGGG gTCTCGAAGTTAAGCCATTTGAGCAAACTTGCTCGGGACAACAATACTGCAAGTAGGACTGTTGAAGCAGATCGCCTGCATACCATGTTTCTTGCAATGGCTGATGCACGAGCTGTTCTGATAAAGCTAGCAGATCGTCTTCACAACATGAAGACGATAGAAGCTTTGCCTATGGTTAAACAGCAAAGGTTTGCTAAAGAGACTATGGAAATATTTGTGCCGTTGGCCAACAGATTAGGAATTGCTAGCTGGAAAGACCAGTTGGAAAATATTTGCTTCAAACACTTGAATCCAGAGGAGCACAAGGAACTTTCCTCTAAGCTTGTGATGTCTTTTGATGAAGCGCTCCTTACGTCTACTCTTGATAAATTGGATAAAGGTCTCAGAGATGAAGGTATTTCATATCACAGTCTTTCTGGGAGGCACAAGAGTCTGTACAGTATATACTCCAAGATGATAAA GAAGAACTTAACAATGGATGATGTCCATGACATCCATGGCCTGCGGCTTGTGGTTGAGACAGAGCAAGATTGTTATCGAGCGCTTGACATTGTCCACAAACTGTGGCCTCGAGTCACTGGAAGATTTAAAGACTATATATCACATCCAAAGCTGAATGG GTATCGATCGTTGCACACTGTCATCATGTGTGAGGGTGTCCATCCATTTGAGATCCAGATCCGAACAAAGGAAATGCATCTGCAGGCAGAATATGGATTTGCTGCACACTGGAGGTACAAGGAAGGTGGTTGCAGACACTCCTTTGTTCTCCAAATGGTGGAATGGGCAAGGTGGGTGCTCACTTGGCAATGCGAGGCAATGAGCAAAGAGCGGCCCTCAGCTTTAGCCAGCTCTGTTGGGGTTAGGCCAACATGTCCTTTTCCCCTTCATTCTGAGGATTGCCCTTATTCTTACAGCCGGCAGTGTAACCATGAAGGTCCCATATTTGTGATCATGCTTGAACATGATAAG ATGTCTGTCCAAGAGGTTCCGGCAAACTCGACTGTAGTTGATCTAATGGAGCGAGTCGGGGCCAACAGTCCAAGATGGAGCCCCTACAGCTTCCCACTAAAAGAGGAGCTGCGACCGAGGGTTAACCACAAGCCCATATGCGATCCGAACAGGAAGCTCAGCATGGGTGATGTGGTGGAGCTGACGCCTGCGCTCCCGCACAAGTCACTGAGCGAGTACCGGGAGGAGATCCAGCGTATGTACGAGCGTGGTGGGTTCGCCCTCGCCACCACACCGAGAAGATGA